The Roseibium sp. Sym1 nucleotide sequence GAGCGGCGAGAAATCCGGCCAGGAACCAGCCGATGATCAGTACAACTAGGGCTTTCACCGCGTTGATCACCAGTGGCATCCAGACGCTGACCTGGTCCATTGCGCTATCCATGAAATCTTCTCCGTCCTGAAAAAACGAATTCAATACGTAGAAGTTCTAACAGTGGATCGATTTGCTGGCCAGCACCGCGCTCCGTCAAATTCGGCTGGCATCTTCGGCACCGGACAGACCGCCCCGGCGCCGTCACGGGCGTCAGGCCGGGCTCTCACGCCATTCCTCCAGAAACGCCACCATTTCCGGATTGCCGCAGCCGGCGATATAGCGTGGCTCGAGCACGCTCCCCGCTTCCAGAAGCAACCGCGCGCAGGAAACGTGATCCGCGTCCGGCCGGTGCGGCGCGAACTCGGAGCCATGGACCACCGTGTCGAGGGCGTCGCCGCCATAGCGGTTCCTGCGCGCCAGATCCGGACGAAAAGACAGGAAGAACGCCAATTCCGGCGCAAGGCCGTTCCAGCCGGCCAGATGCAGCGGCGGCAGGCCCATATAGTCGGTCTGGTCGGGATCCAGTCCCGCCGCGATCAGCGCCTTCAGGTGCCTAAGCCGTCCGGGTTGTCCCGCGAGCTCGGTGAGAAGGCTCCGGTCCTCCTCGCTGAGTGTGGCGAGGTCCAGTTTTCCGGGCTCTGGTGCTCCGTCCGCACAAGCGGCCAGTACACTCTCGTTGGCGGACAAGGGGCCTGCATGACCCTGCCTCTCCAGATATTGCGCCGCCGCCCGGTTGCCGTGGATACGGGCCAGAGCATAGGCCGTGTGCCCGCTCCAGACAGCGTCCGCGTCCGCGCCGAATTCCAGGAGCAAGGCCATGACCTCTGGCGACCGGCCGCGCCGCACCGCCTGGTGCAGGGAGGGGATTGTGTTCATCGGCAGGCCGCTCGGGTGGTCCGGCTCGGTGACGTTCGGATCGGCCCCTGCCTCCAGAAGCAGCCGGACCTTGCGGATGTCGTCGAAATCGAGCGCGCGCGGCAGGGCGTTGGTTCCGTTCGGGCGGGCACCGTGCTTCAGAAGCAGCTCCAGCGCGTGCGCCTGGCCAAGCTCCGTCGCGTGATAGAGGCTCTCGTTGTCATTCGGATCGGCGCCCTTTTCCAGGAACCAGCGGCCGAGTTCGAAATTGTCGGCGTGACACAGCGCGCCATAGAGCGCGGAGAGCGTGTGATCCGCGCCAGGCTCCGGTGGATAGCCGTCATTCACATCCGCGCCGTTCGCGACAAGCATCTCGGCGATCGCCAGCATGTCCGCCCGCTTTTCCGGACTGCGGTGGATTTCCCTGGAAAAGGCCAGATGCAGAAGAGGACTGCGCGGACCGACCTTGCGCGTGCCAGCAGCCGGGTCGGCGGCAAGGGCCGCATGTACCGCCGCCGGATCGATCAGGGCGACTTGCAGACCGAGATTGTCGTCTTTCAGCGACGGGTCATCCGCCAGGAGCCTGTCCGTGATCCAGTGCTGTCCATGATAGAGCGCGATCTTCAATCGCTCGGCTCTCTCGGCCCGGGTCATGGCCAAGGATTCATGCGCAAATTTCAGCTTCGGCCAGCTGTCGTGGCCGGCTTCGCGGGCAATCACATGCAGGAAATCGGCATGTCTCAGACCCTTCGCCGGATCGACATGGGCGGCAACGCGCGCAATCGCGTCCGCGTCCCCCTTCAAATGGGCCTTGCGCAGGCGGCGGGCGGATTTCTTGTAAGCCTCAAGGGAAGATGCAGGTCCGTCGGACATGGCTTTTCTCCTGTTTGAAAAGCCCGGGTGATCCGCTTGTGTCGGGCGCAGGTGAAAAACCGGCAAGTATCGTCGGGTGTCAGGGTGCTTTCGCTTTCCGCGGATCCGGCTGCCGCCCTCGTCGGCACCGGAATCCTGCAGGAACGGGCAAGGCATTGCAAGCCCGTTCCGGTGTCCACCCTCTCTGCTCAGCCTTTTGCGGGGCCGAGGTCGCAAGGCGCCTCGCTGTCGTCCGGCACGAAGAAATCCGGGGCCAGCGCAAGGCTCGGGTCGACACGGTACTTGTCGAAGTCGGTGACACCGCGGCTTGCCAGGAACGTGTCGTCGATAAGGAACTGGCCGGTGAACTCCTTCGACGGCGAGGTGAAGATCTCGTAGGCGGCATCGGCCAGGATGGCCGGCGTCCGGCTCTGCTGCATCATCTTGTCGCCGCCAATGATGTTCTTGATCGCCGCCGTCGCGATCGTGGTGCGCGGCCAAAGTGCGTTGACCGCGATGCCCTTGGAGCGCAGCTCGCCGGCCAGGCCCAGCACCACAAGGCTCATGCCGTATTTGGCGATCGAATAGGGCGTGAACGGAGCGAACCACTTTTCCTGCATGTCGAGCGGCGGCGACAGCATCATGATATGCGGGTTGTCCGCGTTCTTGAGATGCTCGATCGCGTGTTTGGAACAGGCCAGAGTTCCGCGTGTGTTGATCTGGTGCATCAGGTCGAAACGCTTCATGTCGGTCTGCTGCAGGGGCGTGAGCTGGATGGCGCTGGCATTGTTCACCAGAATGTCGAGCCCGCCGAAATGGGCCGCCGTCTTGTCGATGGCTTCCTTGACGGCTTCATCGTCACGAACGTCGAGCACCACCGGCAAAGCCTTGCCGCCCGCTGCTTCAATCTCTTCTGCGGCGGTAAAGATCGTGCCTTCGAGCTTCGGGTGGGGCTCGGCGGTTTTCGCCGCGACAGCGATGTTGGCGCCGTCACGCGCCGCGCGCAGTGCGATTTCCTTGCCGATTCCGCGTGAGGCGCCGGTGATGAAAAGTGTCTTCCCCTTCAGGGACATGGTCGTTCCTCCATATGTCGCTTTGTGCGACGACCTTACGGTCTCCAATGTTGTCATCCCGGCCAAGCGAAGCGACGAGCCGGGACCCAGGATTCCGGGACCGTTGTTTTCCTCACCGAAGATGAAGTTTCCTGGGTCCCCGCTTCCGCGGGGATGACATTTCATTTTATGGCTCAGGCCTTCTTCTTCATCATAAAGGCCTGGAAGGCGGCGATGGTTTCCGGAGCGCTCAGACGGCTGGCGAAGATCCTGATCTCCTCCTCCACGCGATCCGACAGCACTGAAATGTCGCCGCGCAGCAGTTTTCTCGAGAGCGCCATGGCTTCAGGCGGCTTCGAGGCAATCTCCTTCGCGCATGCCAAAGCCGCCGCATCGACATCTCCCTCGACCACTTCGTTGACGAGGCCGCAGGCGGCCGCCTTCTCCGCGGAGAAACCCTTGCCGAGGCACAGCAGCTCGAACGCCCGGGCATGGCCCATCAGCTGCGGACCGAGCAGGCTGGACCCGGCCTCCGGCACCAGGCCGAGATCGACGAAAGGCGAGCGGATCAGGGAGCGCGGGCTGGCAAAGACCATGTCGCAATGCATCAGCAACGTTGTGCCGACACCGATGGCGATGCCGTCGACGGATGCGACCAGCGGCTTCTCGTTGCGGACCAGCGCCCGCAGGAAGTGCACGACCGGCGTTTCGTCGAGGCCGGCCTTGCCGGCATGTTGCAGGAAGTCGCCGATGTCGTTGCCGGCGGTAAAGACCTCCGGCTGGCCACAGATCAGCTGGCAGCGGATGCCGTCATCGCCGTTGCCGGTCTCGAGCGCTTCGGCAAGGGCGTTGTACATGTCCCCCGTCAGGGCATTCTTCTTCTCCGGCCGGTCCAGACGCAGGACCCGGACGCCGTCTTCAATCGATTTCTGTATCATCAGGTGCTCCAGGGCCGGTTCAGGAGGCCAGCGTTTCCGGATCGAAGGTCTGTATCGCCTCCGCCGACAGAAGGATGTCGGACTTCAGGCCGGCTGTTTCTCCCAACGTGGTTTCGCAGTAACCGCGCGCCAGCAGCGTGCGTTCTGCCAACCGCTGCGCCTGTTCCCCGGCGGAGCGCAGGGCGCCCTTGGCCAGAAGCGCGCCGCCAAGCGCCAGTCCGGCCAGCCGCAGGTAGGGTGTTGCACCCGAGAGTGCGTCGGCAACCCGGCCATCGGCCTGCGCCGCCAGCATGTAGTCGGTCGCCTCGGCCAAATCCTGAAGGCTTGCCGCGAGCCGCTCCGCCGTCGCGCCGAATTCCGGCCGGTTGGACGCGGCAACCTCGTCCGCAATGGCGGTCAGTTCCGCTATGAAACCCTTGACATGTGCGCCGCCGGACAGCGGCAGCTTGCGCGTCACCAGGTCGATCGACTGGATGCCGTTGGTGCCTTCGTAAATCGGGGCGATGCGGGCATCCCGCAGGTGCTGCGCGGCACCTGTTTCCTCGATAAAACCCATGCCGCCGTGGATCTGGACACCGAGCGAGGCGACCTCGACACCGAAATCGGTCGACAACGCCTTGGCAATCGGCGTCAGCAGGCTGGCGCGTTCGCTCCAGAAGGTCCTGCCGTCGGCATCTCCGGCGGCATTCGCCATGTCGATGGCATGGGCACAGGCGTAGCAGATCGCCCGGGCAACCTGGGTCCTCGACTTCATGCCAAGCAGCATGCGTTTGATGTCCGGATGGCGCGCGATCGGGCTCATGCCGTCCTCGCCCGTATCCCCCGGCGCCCGGCCCTGCTTGCGTTCGATCGCATAGGCTAGAGCGTGCTGGTAGGCGCGCTCGGCAACCCCCAGCCCCTGGATGCCGACCGCGAGGCGGGCGTTGTTCATCATGGTGAACATGCAGGCGAGGCCCCGGTTCTCCTCACCGATCAGCCAGCCTTTCGCGCCGCCTTCGTCGCCATAGACCATGGTGCAGGTCGGCGAACCGTGAATACCCATCTTGTGCTCGACCCCGGCCACCTTGACGTCGTTGCGTTCGCCGAGCGTGCCGTCGTCATTGACCAGGAATTTCGGCACCAGAAACAGGGAAATGCCCTTGGTGCCGGGAGGCGCGTCCGGCAGGCGCGCCAGCACCATATGGATGATGTTGTCGGTCAGGTCGTGGTCGCCATAGGTGATGAAGATCTTCTGGCCGAAGATGCGGTAGGTGCCGTCGTCGTTGCGTTCCGCCTTGGCCTTCAGGGCGTTGAGGTCCGACCCGGCCTGCGGCTCGGTCAGGTTCATGGTGCCCATCCACTCGCCGGAAACCAGTTTTTCCAGGTACCTGGCCTTCAGGTCCTCGGAAGCATGTTTTTCCATGGCCTCGACGGCGCCGATGGTCAGGGTCGGTCCGATGGCGAAAGCCATGGACCCGGAGTTCCACATCTCCAGCGCCGCCGCGGACAGCATCTGCGGCAGCCCCTGGCCTCCGGATTCCGGATCGGCGGTCAGTCCGTTCCAGCCGCCCTCGATCCAGGCATGATAGGCCTCGCGCCAGCCCGGAGGCGTCGACACATTGCCGTTTTCCAACGGCGTGCCATGCCGGTCGGCAACAGCGTTGAGCGGCGCGATCTCCTCGGCCGAGAACCGGCCGGCCTCGGTGAGAATGGCATCGACAAGATCGTCACTCAATTCCGCATAACGGGCACTTTCCCGAAGATCTCCCAGTCCGCAGACTTGTTTCAGCGTAAAGGCGATCTCATCGACAGGGGCGCGATACATTCAGGTCCTCCCAAACCGGCCGGGGCGGGTTCGCACCGACGCATGACTGTTTTTTGGCTGTTCCGAGCTTGACGGATGCGAGGCTTCTCCGCAAAAGGCGCTATCGGCAGCGATTTGAGTGGACAATAGACCAGTTGACGTTAACGTCAACCCGTATCGCAGCGGCAGGTCATCGTCTTTTTGGTCAATTCGCAGGAACCCAACGGGCGAGACACGCGACATGCAGCGCTGGACACTCGACATCCACAGCCCCGGCTGGCAGACCGCTCCTGAAGCGGATGACGTCTGCAAGGCACTTCTGGCCGGCGACCTTGTCGCGGTGCCGACCGAGACGGTCTACGGTCTTGCCGCCGACGCCACCAACGGCGCCGCCTGCGCGAAAATATTCGAGGCCAAGGGCCGACCCCAGTTCAATCCCCTGATCTCCCATGTGGCCTCCCTCGACGCTGCCCTGGATCACGGCATCTTCAACAAGCAGGCTCTTGCGCTTGCCGAGGCCTTCTGGCCGGGTCCGCTGACCCTGGTCGTTCCGAAACGCGAGACCTCGCAGATCTCAGACCTGGCAACCGCGGGTCTGGACACGGTTGCCCTGCGTGTGCCCGACGGACCGGTGATGCGCTTTCTGTCGGAAAAAACCGGACGTCCGCTGGCAGCGCCCAGCGCCAACAGGTCCGGCAGGATCAGCCCGACCCGGGCCGAAGACGTGGTTGCCGATCTTGAAGACGCCCTGAGCTTCGTGATCGACGCCGGACCTTGCGCGGTTGGCATCGAGTCGACGATTGTCGGCCTGGCCGACGGCACACCACGGCTGCTTCGACCCGGTGGCATTGCCCGGGAAGACGTCGAGACCGTTCTGGGAATGGCCCTTGCGGGCGCCAGCCCGGCCATGCGGCCGGACGCACCGGCAGCGCCCGGCATGCTGTCGTCGCACTATGCTCCCGACGCCCGCATGATCCTCAACGCACGGGAAGCCGCACCCGAGGACGCCCTGCTCTCCTTTGGCCCCGACCCCTTGCCGGGGGCAACTCAAGCGCACGCGGAATTCAATCTGAGCCCCAGCGGTGACCCTCGTGAAGCCGCCGCCAACCTGTTCCGCGCCATGAGAATTCTCGATTCCAGCGGCGCGAAGACGATCCGGGTTCAATTTATCCCCAACTTTGGCCTCGGCGAAGCCATCAACGACCGGTTGCGCCGCGCCGCGGCCCCGCGTGACTAAAGATACGCGCCCGGTAGAAACCAGATGCCTGCGGCGGATTGGCCCGCTCCTTCTGGCACATTCTTCATCACGGATTCAAAAAGCCTGAAATATCAGCAGTTCGTGCGGCAATCCTGATTCAGAAGTTGAACCGCGATCACCTGAAGTTAATCAGCACAAGCTCCAAGCTTCCGTTTTAACGGACAACTACTGCAAGCTCGAGCAACCTGATTTAGGTTAAGCAATTCATACAATAGAAGCCTACAAATCTGCACCTGCCTCAAACTTATCAACACCATAACCCAAATGGATTACGGTAAAAAGCTCGCATTCCCTTACTGGAATCACGTAGTTTAAGAATCAGATTTGAGATGCAGCGGACCTCCCCTCGGGCATTGCGGTGCTCGCACCTCTGAAAGGGCCGGCTTACACATAGCCGGCCTATTTTTTTGCGATACGGTCAAAAAAAAAGCGGAACGCCCCTTCCCCCTCCCCAAGGTCCAATTCCGATAGTCCATCGACACTTGCGGCAGAACTCTATGGCTACCGGGCCTGAAACATTTCTGCTTCCTGCACCTGTCTTCGTCCGAAACATCCAACGGTGGCCGGCGGCGAGCGGTTCGCCATCGTGACGCGCGGAACTGGCGGCGGTGAAGCCCGCGACACTCCGGACAACACTGTTCCACTTTCATGGAACCGGTGTTTTCGCCGTTTCTGAACAAGCCTGCGGCTCAAACCAGGTCTTCGCGAAACGCATTTACTTTCCGACAATTGACAGTCTCCATTGCAAGCGATCTGATAACCGGCAAAGACAACCTGAACAATCGACCTTCCGGAAACGCCTCCTTGTCCACATTGATCCTGCACCATCCGTCTTATCTCGACCACCTGACACCGGTGGGACATCCCGAACGTCCGGACCGGATCCGGGCCATCGACCGGATTCTGGAACACGAGAAATTCCAGTCCGTGGAGCGGGATATGGCACCGATGGGCGCCGTGGAGGACATCGCGCGCGCGCATCCGATGAGCTATGTCGATCAGATACACCGGCTTGCTCCGGAGGAAGGCACGGCGCGGGTCGACGCGGACACCACCATGTCTCCCGGCACCTGGGAAGCCGCGTTGCGCGGTGTCGGCGGTGCCTGCCGGGCCGTCGACGAGGTTCTGACGAACAGGGTCAGCAATGCCTTTTCCGCGTCCAGGCCTCCCGGACACCACGCGGAAAAGACCCGGGCGATGGGCTTCTGCTTTTTCAACAACGCCGCTGTGGCCGCACGTTACGCTCAAGCCAAATA carries:
- a CDS encoding ankyrin repeat domain-containing protein; its protein translation is MSDGPASSLEAYKKSARRLRKAHLKGDADAIARVAAHVDPAKGLRHADFLHVIAREAGHDSWPKLKFAHESLAMTRAERAERLKIALYHGQHWITDRLLADDPSLKDDNLGLQVALIDPAAVHAALAADPAAGTRKVGPRSPLLHLAFSREIHRSPEKRADMLAIAEMLVANGADVNDGYPPEPGADHTLSALYGALCHADNFELGRWFLEKGADPNDNESLYHATELGQAHALELLLKHGARPNGTNALPRALDFDDIRKVRLLLEAGADPNVTEPDHPSGLPMNTIPSLHQAVRRGRSPEVMALLLEFGADADAVWSGHTAYALARIHGNRAAAQYLERQGHAGPLSANESVLAACADGAPEPGKLDLATLSEEDRSLLTELAGQPGRLRHLKALIAAGLDPDQTDYMGLPPLHLAGWNGLAPELAFFLSFRPDLARRNRYGGDALDTVVHGSEFAPHRPDADHVSCARLLLEAGSVLEPRYIAGCGNPEMVAFLEEWRESPA
- a CDS encoding SDR family oxidoreductase yields the protein MSLKGKTLFITGASRGIGKEIALRAARDGANIAVAAKTAEPHPKLEGTIFTAAEEIEAAGGKALPVVLDVRDDEAVKEAIDKTAAHFGGLDILVNNASAIQLTPLQQTDMKRFDLMHQINTRGTLACSKHAIEHLKNADNPHIMMLSPPLDMQEKWFAPFTPYSIAKYGMSLVVLGLAGELRSKGIAVNALWPRTTIATAAIKNIIGGDKMMQQSRTPAILADAAYEIFTSPSKEFTGQFLIDDTFLASRGVTDFDKYRVDPSLALAPDFFVPDDSEAPCDLGPAKG
- a CDS encoding crotonase/enoyl-CoA hydratase family protein, whose amino-acid sequence is MIQKSIEDGVRVLRLDRPEKKNALTGDMYNALAEALETGNGDDGIRCQLICGQPEVFTAGNDIGDFLQHAGKAGLDETPVVHFLRALVRNEKPLVASVDGIAIGVGTTLLMHCDMVFASPRSLIRSPFVDLGLVPEAGSSLLGPQLMGHARAFELLCLGKGFSAEKAAACGLVNEVVEGDVDAAALACAKEIASKPPEAMALSRKLLRGDISVLSDRVEEEIRIFASRLSAPETIAAFQAFMMKKKA
- a CDS encoding acyl-CoA dehydrogenase — protein: MYRAPVDEIAFTLKQVCGLGDLRESARYAELSDDLVDAILTEAGRFSAEEIAPLNAVADRHGTPLENGNVSTPPGWREAYHAWIEGGWNGLTADPESGGQGLPQMLSAAALEMWNSGSMAFAIGPTLTIGAVEAMEKHASEDLKARYLEKLVSGEWMGTMNLTEPQAGSDLNALKAKAERNDDGTYRIFGQKIFITYGDHDLTDNIIHMVLARLPDAPPGTKGISLFLVPKFLVNDDGTLGERNDVKVAGVEHKMGIHGSPTCTMVYGDEGGAKGWLIGEENRGLACMFTMMNNARLAVGIQGLGVAERAYQHALAYAIERKQGRAPGDTGEDGMSPIARHPDIKRMLLGMKSRTQVARAICYACAHAIDMANAAGDADGRTFWSERASLLTPIAKALSTDFGVEVASLGVQIHGGMGFIEETGAAQHLRDARIAPIYEGTNGIQSIDLVTRKLPLSGGAHVKGFIAELTAIADEVAASNRPEFGATAERLAASLQDLAEATDYMLAAQADGRVADALSGATPYLRLAGLALGGALLAKGALRSAGEQAQRLAERTLLARGYCETTLGETAGLKSDILLSAEAIQTFDPETLAS
- a CDS encoding L-threonylcarbamoyladenylate synthase, with protein sequence MQRWTLDIHSPGWQTAPEADDVCKALLAGDLVAVPTETVYGLAADATNGAACAKIFEAKGRPQFNPLISHVASLDAALDHGIFNKQALALAEAFWPGPLTLVVPKRETSQISDLATAGLDTVALRVPDGPVMRFLSEKTGRPLAAPSANRSGRISPTRAEDVVADLEDALSFVIDAGPCAVGIESTIVGLADGTPRLLRPGGIAREDVETVLGMALAGASPAMRPDAPAAPGMLSSHYAPDARMILNAREAAPEDALLSFGPDPLPGATQAHAEFNLSPSGDPREAAANLFRAMRILDSSGAKTIRVQFIPNFGLGEAINDRLRRAAAPRD